A region from the Acanthochromis polyacanthus isolate Apoly-LR-REF ecotype Palm Island chromosome 23, KAUST_Apoly_ChrSc, whole genome shotgun sequence genome encodes:
- the LOC110964183 gene encoding dynactin subunit 1-like isoform X4 — MSSSGTVESGKPPKIGSTVEVTGKGQRGTVAYIGTTLFASGKWVGVILDEPKGKNDGTVQGKRYFTCEENHGIFVRQSQIQVVEEGSGATSPDTPESGTTKIPKQKDIPETPRTTKQIPVSVKNVKASRESLSTSLSGDVSEAGLSSQQGALGAPVVPQPSGSPAAAATAVPATPSKGEPAISKQEEESLRAQVKDLEEKLETLKMKRTEDKAKLKELEKHKIQLEQLQEWKTKMQEQQADLQKQLKEAKKDAREAQEAKDRYMEEMSDTADAIEMATLDKEMAEERAESLQVEVDTLKEKVEELSMDLEILRHEISEKGSDGAASSYQVKQLEEQNSRLKEALVRMRDLSASEKQEHVKLQKQMEKKNTELETLRTQKEKLQEEVKQAEATIDELKEQVDAALGSEEMVETLTERNLDLEEKVRELRETVTDLEAINEMNDELQENARETEMELREQLDMSAAKVREADKRVEAAQETVADYQQTISKYRELTASLQDANRELISQQNANAEQVQQPPAELFDFKIKFAETKAYAKAIEMELRKMEVAQSNRQVSLLTSFMPDSFLRHGGDHDCVLVLLLIPRLICKAELISKQAQEKFDLNGNLVQGVGLRGPPGEQRSFASGLVYSLSLLQAALHKYEQALNTCSVEVFKRMGTLYTEMSFHERSLDYFIDLLHKDQLDETVQVEPLTKAIKYYQQLYSVHLAEHTEDCTVQLADHIKFTQSALDCMGVEVARLRAFLAPGQEGSGLLVLLKDLDTSCSDIRQFCKKIRRRMPGTDVAGVPAALNFGPPVSETLTECRRQLTRVVAVLQEVTAAGAQMVAPLGEQEGLNALRLEDTACKVVEQVYGTQGVNGPELLRQSCSSVIATMNKMATAMQEGEYDADKPQGKTSPVEIRASTVRAEMTDAEGLGVKLEDRETVIKELKKSLKIKGEELSEASVRLSLLEKKLDTSTKDADERVEKIQTKLDENLALLKKKEKEFEETMDALQADIDQLEAEKAELKQRINNQSKMTIEGLRSSPASGIASIIQGSAGAGVPPSMAGAMQVVDSPLLIKQVEAQRLGIKRLKNENNRLKAEKMRAQLASLPPLCPPKLPQVSKESSMPPEGLNTGIYRRTDQLLATLLKLSAEVKVVDITGKTAVSASAQLLEQTARLQNLSDALDKLKGEVAEHVVSYQPGAKASSDFATFPVSSFVKAKEEKQGGTVFVGRVAIPCTRGQEQVHRLVLSQQQLHKVHRLLMV, encoded by the exons ATGAGCAGTTCAGGAACAGTGGAGAGTGGGAAACCTCCCAAG ATTGGCTCTACAGTAGAGGTGACAGGAAAGGGGCAGCGTGGAACCGTCGCCTACATTGGCACCACCCTCTTCGCCTCTGGGAAATGGGTGGGTGTCATACTGGACGAGCCCAAAGGCAAGAACGATGGCACGGTGCAGGGGAAACGTTACTTCACCTGTGAGGAAAATCATGGCATATTCGTCAGACAGTCCCAG ATCCAGGTGGTGGAAGAAGGCTCCGGTGCCACCTCACCTGATACTCCTGAGTCTGGCACAACAAAGATACCGAAACAAAAAG ACATTCCTGAGACTCCCAGAACAACCAAGCAG ATACCAGTGAGCGTTAAGAACGTTAAG GCGTCTCGTGAGAGTCTCTCGACGTCTCTGTCTGGTGATGTGAGTGAGGCCGGTCTGTCCTCCCAGCAGGGTGCTCTGGGGGCGCCTGTTGTGCCTCAGCCCAGCGGGTCGCCTGCAGCAGCCGCCACCGCCGTCCCAGCGACTCCAAGCAAG GGGGAACCTGCCATATCCAAGCAG GAGGAGGAATCACTGCGAGCTCAAGTCAAGgacctggaggagaagctggagacCCTGAAGATGAAGCGAACTGAGGACAAGGCCAAGCTGAAGGAGCTGGAGAAACACAAGATCCAACTGGAGCAGCTTCAGGAGTGGAAGACCAAAATGCAGGAGCAGCAGGCTGATCTGCAGAAACAACTCAAAGAGGCCAAGAAG GACGCCAGGGAGGCTCAGGAGGCCAAGGACCGCTACATGGAAGAGATGTCGGACACAGCAGATGCCATAGAGATGGCCACGCTGGATAAAGAGATGGCTGAAGAGCGAGCAGAGTCCCTGCAAGTGGAGGTGGACACACTGAAAGAGAAGGTGGAGGAGCTCTCCATGGACCTGGAGATCCTTAGACATGAGATATCAGAGAAAG GCTCAGATGGAGCTGCCTCAAGCTACCAAGTCAAGCAGCTGGAAGAGCAGAACAGCAGGCTGAAGGAGGCTTTGGTCAG GATGCGTGATCTGTCTGCCTCGGAGAAACAGGAACACGTGAAGCTGCAGAAGCAGATGGAGAAGAAGAACACTGAGCTGGAAACTCTGAGGACTCAGAAGGAAAAACTGCAGGAAGAAGTCAAGCAGGCAGAAGCCACCATTGATGAGCTGAAGGAGCAG GTGGATGCTGCTTTGGGGTCAGAGGAGATGGTGGAGACCTTGACAGAGAGGAACCTTGACCTGGAAGAGAAAGTCAGAGAGCTGAGAGAAACAGTCACTGATCTG GAAGCTATCAATGAGATGAACGATGAGCTCCAGGAGAACGccagagagacagaaatggaGCTGAGGGAGCAGTTGGACATGAGTGCAGCGAAGGTCAGAGAAGCAGACAAAAGGGTGGAAGCCGCTCAGGAGACTGTGGCTGATTACCAGCAGACCATCAGTAAATACAGAGAGCTCACCGCCTCCCTTCAG GATGCCAACAGGGAGCTGATCAGTCAGCAGAATGCAAATGCAGAACAAGTTCAGCAACCACCTGCAGAGCTGTTTGACTTCAAGATCAAGTTTGCAGAGACCAAGGCTTATGCCAAG GCTATTGAGATGGAGCTGAGGAAGATGGAAGTGGCCCAGTCGAACAGACAGGTGTCCCTCCTCACTTCCTTTATGCCGGACTCCTTCCTGCGTCACGGTGGAGACCACGACTGTGTTCTGGTGTTGCTGCTCATCCCCAGGCTCATCTGCAAA GCTGAACTGATCAGTAAACAGGCCCAGGAGAAGTTTGACTTAAACGGGAACCTGGTCCAGGGAGTAGGGCTCAGAGGGCCTCCAGGAGAACAGCGCAGTTTTGCTTCAGGACTGGTCTACTCCCTCAGTCTGCTGCAGGCCGCCCTGCACAAATATGAGCA gGCTCTGAACACCTGCAGCGTGGAGGTGTTTAAGCGCATGGGGACACTCTACACTGAAATGAGCTTCCATGAGCGCTCTCTGGATTATTTCATAGACCTGCTGCATAAAGACCAGCTGGATGAGACTGTTCAGGTGGAACCGCTGACTAAAGCCATTAAATACTATCAG CAACTGTACAGTGTCCATCTGGCAGAACACACTGAAGACTGCACAGTGCAGCTGGCTGATCATATTAAG TTTACCCAGAGCGCCCTGGACTGTATGGGAGTGGAGGTGGCTCGTCTGCGGGCATTCTTGGCACCAGGACAGGAGGGCTCTGGCCTCTTGGTTCTTTTGAAGGACCTGGACACGTCCTGCTCTGACATCAGACAGTTCTGTAAGAAGATTCGCCGCCGCATGCCTGGAACTGATGTCGCTGGAGTTCCTGCTGCTCTCAATTTTGGACCACCg GTGTCAGAGACGCTGACGGAGTGCAGGCGCCAGCTGACCCGTGTGGTTGCAGTGCTCCAGGAGGTGACTGCAGCTGGAGCTCAGATGGTTGCTCCTCTGGGAGAACAGGAGGGTCTCAACGCTCTCAGACTGGAGGATACTGCCTGCAAAGTCGTTGAGCAG GTTTACGGCACACAAGGAGTGAACGGCCCAGAATTACTGCGACAGTCCTGCAGCTCAGTCATCGCCACCATGAACAAGATGGCTACAGCCATGCAAGAAGGAGAGTATGACGCTGACAAACCACAGGGGAAG ACTTCCCCAGTGGAGATAAGAGCATCCACTGTCAGGGCTGAGATGACTGATGCTGAGGGTCTGGGAGTCAAACTAGAAGACAGAGAAACCGTCATCAAGGAGCTGAAGAAGTCCCTGAAGATTAAG GGTGAGGAGTTGAGTGAGGCCAGTGTCCGCCTGAGCCTTTTGGAGAAGAAGTTGGACACCTCAACCAAAGATGCTGATGAACGAGTGGAGAAGATTCAGACCAAACTGGATGAGAACCTCGCCctgctgaagaagaaagaaaa GGAGTTTGAGGAGACGATGGATGCTCTGCAGGCTGACATCGACCAGCTGGAGGCAGAGAAGGCAGAGCTGAAGCAACGCATCAACAACCAGTCAAAGATGACAATCGAAGGCCTGAGAAGTTCTCCTGCCTCAGGAATCGCTTCCATCATTCAGGGATCTGCAGGAG CAGGTGTGCCTCCATCTATGGCAGGAGCAATGCAGGTGGTGGACTCTCCTCTCCTCATAAAGCAGGTTGAGGCGCAGAGACTCGGCATTAAACGCCTcaagaatgaaaacaacagaCTCAAG GCGGAAAAGATGAGAGCCCAGTTGGCCTCCCTGCCACCGCTCTGCCCTCCCAAACTCCCACAAGTGTCCAAAGAAAGCTCCATGCCTCCAGAAGGACTAAACACAGGCATCTATCGCCGGACCGACCAGCTGCTGGCCACCCTGCTCAAACTGAGTGCAGAGGTTAAAGTGGTGGACATTACTGGAAAGACagcag TTAGTGCCAGTGCCCAGCTGCTGGAACAGACAGCTAGACTGCAGAACCTCAGTGATGCTCTGGACAAGCTCAAG gGCGAGGTAGCTGAACATGTGGTCTCATATCAGCCTGGAGCAAAGGCGTCCTCTGACTTTGCCACGTTCCCCGTCTCCTCCTTTGTTAAG GCCAAGGAGGAGAAGCAGGGAGGAACAGTGTTTGTAGGTCGTGTTGCCATCCCATGTACCCGCGGACAGGAACAAGTCCATCGCCTCGTcctgtcacagcagcagctgcacaaaGTGCATCGTCTCCTCATGGTTTAA
- the LOC110964183 gene encoding dynactin subunit 1-like isoform X5: MSSSGTVESGKPPKIGSTVEVTGKGQRGTVAYIGTTLFASGKWVGVILDEPKGKNDGTVQGKRYFTCEENHGIFVRQSQIQVVEEGSGATSPDTPESGTTKIPKQKDIPETPRTTKQASRESLSTSLSGDVSEAGLSSQQGALGAPVVPQPSGSPAAAATAVPATPSKGEPAISKQEEESLRAQVKDLEEKLETLKMKRTEDKAKLKELEKHKIQLEQLQEWKTKMQEQQADLQKQLKEAKKDAREAQEAKDRYMEEMSDTADAIEMATLDKEMAEERAESLQVEVDTLKEKVEELSMDLEILRHEISEKGSDGAASSYQVKQLEEQNSRLKEALVRMRDLSASEKQEHVKLQKQMEKKNTELETLRTQKEKLQEEVKQAEATIDELKEQVDAALGSEEMVETLTERNLDLEEKVRELRETVTDLEAINEMNDELQENARETEMELREQLDMSAAKVREADKRVEAAQETVADYQQTISKYRELTASLQDANRELISQQNANAEQVQQPPAELFDFKIKFAETKAYAKAIEMELRKMEVAQSNRQVSLLTSFMPDSFLRHGGDHDCVLVLLLIPRLICKAELISKQAQEKFDLNGNLVQGVGLRGPPGEQRSFASGLVYSLSLLQAALHKYEQALNTCSVEVFKRMGTLYTEMSFHERSLDYFIDLLHKDQLDETVQVEPLTKAIKYYQQLYSVHLAEHTEDCTVQLADHIKFTQSALDCMGVEVARLRAFLAPGQEGSGLLVLLKDLDTSCSDIRQFCKKIRRRMPGTDVAGVPAALNFGPPVSETLTECRRQLTRVVAVLQEVTAAGAQMVAPLGEQEGLNALRLEDTACKVVEQVYGTQGVNGPELLRQSCSSVIATMNKMATAMQEGEYDADKPQGKTSPVEIRASTVRAEMTDAEGLGVKLEDRETVIKELKKSLKIKGEELSEASVRLSLLEKKLDTSTKDADERVEKIQTKLDENLALLKKKEKEFEETMDALQADIDQLEAEKAELKQRINNQSKMTIEGLRSSPASGIASIIQGSAGAGVPPSMAGAMQVVDSPLLIKQVEAQRLGIKRLKNENNRLKAEKMRAQLASLPPLCPPKLPQVSKESSMPPEGLNTGIYRRTDQLLATLLKLSAEVKVVDITGKTAVSASAQLLEQTARLQNLSDALDKLKGEVAEHVVSYQPGAKASSDFATFPVSSFVKAKEEKQGGTVFVGRVAIPCTRGQEQVHRLVLSQQQLHKVHRLLMV; this comes from the exons ATGAGCAGTTCAGGAACAGTGGAGAGTGGGAAACCTCCCAAG ATTGGCTCTACAGTAGAGGTGACAGGAAAGGGGCAGCGTGGAACCGTCGCCTACATTGGCACCACCCTCTTCGCCTCTGGGAAATGGGTGGGTGTCATACTGGACGAGCCCAAAGGCAAGAACGATGGCACGGTGCAGGGGAAACGTTACTTCACCTGTGAGGAAAATCATGGCATATTCGTCAGACAGTCCCAG ATCCAGGTGGTGGAAGAAGGCTCCGGTGCCACCTCACCTGATACTCCTGAGTCTGGCACAACAAAGATACCGAAACAAAAAG ACATTCCTGAGACTCCCAGAACAACCAAGCAG GCGTCTCGTGAGAGTCTCTCGACGTCTCTGTCTGGTGATGTGAGTGAGGCCGGTCTGTCCTCCCAGCAGGGTGCTCTGGGGGCGCCTGTTGTGCCTCAGCCCAGCGGGTCGCCTGCAGCAGCCGCCACCGCCGTCCCAGCGACTCCAAGCAAG GGGGAACCTGCCATATCCAAGCAG GAGGAGGAATCACTGCGAGCTCAAGTCAAGgacctggaggagaagctggagacCCTGAAGATGAAGCGAACTGAGGACAAGGCCAAGCTGAAGGAGCTGGAGAAACACAAGATCCAACTGGAGCAGCTTCAGGAGTGGAAGACCAAAATGCAGGAGCAGCAGGCTGATCTGCAGAAACAACTCAAAGAGGCCAAGAAG GACGCCAGGGAGGCTCAGGAGGCCAAGGACCGCTACATGGAAGAGATGTCGGACACAGCAGATGCCATAGAGATGGCCACGCTGGATAAAGAGATGGCTGAAGAGCGAGCAGAGTCCCTGCAAGTGGAGGTGGACACACTGAAAGAGAAGGTGGAGGAGCTCTCCATGGACCTGGAGATCCTTAGACATGAGATATCAGAGAAAG GCTCAGATGGAGCTGCCTCAAGCTACCAAGTCAAGCAGCTGGAAGAGCAGAACAGCAGGCTGAAGGAGGCTTTGGTCAG GATGCGTGATCTGTCTGCCTCGGAGAAACAGGAACACGTGAAGCTGCAGAAGCAGATGGAGAAGAAGAACACTGAGCTGGAAACTCTGAGGACTCAGAAGGAAAAACTGCAGGAAGAAGTCAAGCAGGCAGAAGCCACCATTGATGAGCTGAAGGAGCAG GTGGATGCTGCTTTGGGGTCAGAGGAGATGGTGGAGACCTTGACAGAGAGGAACCTTGACCTGGAAGAGAAAGTCAGAGAGCTGAGAGAAACAGTCACTGATCTG GAAGCTATCAATGAGATGAACGATGAGCTCCAGGAGAACGccagagagacagaaatggaGCTGAGGGAGCAGTTGGACATGAGTGCAGCGAAGGTCAGAGAAGCAGACAAAAGGGTGGAAGCCGCTCAGGAGACTGTGGCTGATTACCAGCAGACCATCAGTAAATACAGAGAGCTCACCGCCTCCCTTCAG GATGCCAACAGGGAGCTGATCAGTCAGCAGAATGCAAATGCAGAACAAGTTCAGCAACCACCTGCAGAGCTGTTTGACTTCAAGATCAAGTTTGCAGAGACCAAGGCTTATGCCAAG GCTATTGAGATGGAGCTGAGGAAGATGGAAGTGGCCCAGTCGAACAGACAGGTGTCCCTCCTCACTTCCTTTATGCCGGACTCCTTCCTGCGTCACGGTGGAGACCACGACTGTGTTCTGGTGTTGCTGCTCATCCCCAGGCTCATCTGCAAA GCTGAACTGATCAGTAAACAGGCCCAGGAGAAGTTTGACTTAAACGGGAACCTGGTCCAGGGAGTAGGGCTCAGAGGGCCTCCAGGAGAACAGCGCAGTTTTGCTTCAGGACTGGTCTACTCCCTCAGTCTGCTGCAGGCCGCCCTGCACAAATATGAGCA gGCTCTGAACACCTGCAGCGTGGAGGTGTTTAAGCGCATGGGGACACTCTACACTGAAATGAGCTTCCATGAGCGCTCTCTGGATTATTTCATAGACCTGCTGCATAAAGACCAGCTGGATGAGACTGTTCAGGTGGAACCGCTGACTAAAGCCATTAAATACTATCAG CAACTGTACAGTGTCCATCTGGCAGAACACACTGAAGACTGCACAGTGCAGCTGGCTGATCATATTAAG TTTACCCAGAGCGCCCTGGACTGTATGGGAGTGGAGGTGGCTCGTCTGCGGGCATTCTTGGCACCAGGACAGGAGGGCTCTGGCCTCTTGGTTCTTTTGAAGGACCTGGACACGTCCTGCTCTGACATCAGACAGTTCTGTAAGAAGATTCGCCGCCGCATGCCTGGAACTGATGTCGCTGGAGTTCCTGCTGCTCTCAATTTTGGACCACCg GTGTCAGAGACGCTGACGGAGTGCAGGCGCCAGCTGACCCGTGTGGTTGCAGTGCTCCAGGAGGTGACTGCAGCTGGAGCTCAGATGGTTGCTCCTCTGGGAGAACAGGAGGGTCTCAACGCTCTCAGACTGGAGGATACTGCCTGCAAAGTCGTTGAGCAG GTTTACGGCACACAAGGAGTGAACGGCCCAGAATTACTGCGACAGTCCTGCAGCTCAGTCATCGCCACCATGAACAAGATGGCTACAGCCATGCAAGAAGGAGAGTATGACGCTGACAAACCACAGGGGAAG ACTTCCCCAGTGGAGATAAGAGCATCCACTGTCAGGGCTGAGATGACTGATGCTGAGGGTCTGGGAGTCAAACTAGAAGACAGAGAAACCGTCATCAAGGAGCTGAAGAAGTCCCTGAAGATTAAG GGTGAGGAGTTGAGTGAGGCCAGTGTCCGCCTGAGCCTTTTGGAGAAGAAGTTGGACACCTCAACCAAAGATGCTGATGAACGAGTGGAGAAGATTCAGACCAAACTGGATGAGAACCTCGCCctgctgaagaagaaagaaaa GGAGTTTGAGGAGACGATGGATGCTCTGCAGGCTGACATCGACCAGCTGGAGGCAGAGAAGGCAGAGCTGAAGCAACGCATCAACAACCAGTCAAAGATGACAATCGAAGGCCTGAGAAGTTCTCCTGCCTCAGGAATCGCTTCCATCATTCAGGGATCTGCAGGAG CAGGTGTGCCTCCATCTATGGCAGGAGCAATGCAGGTGGTGGACTCTCCTCTCCTCATAAAGCAGGTTGAGGCGCAGAGACTCGGCATTAAACGCCTcaagaatgaaaacaacagaCTCAAG GCGGAAAAGATGAGAGCCCAGTTGGCCTCCCTGCCACCGCTCTGCCCTCCCAAACTCCCACAAGTGTCCAAAGAAAGCTCCATGCCTCCAGAAGGACTAAACACAGGCATCTATCGCCGGACCGACCAGCTGCTGGCCACCCTGCTCAAACTGAGTGCAGAGGTTAAAGTGGTGGACATTACTGGAAAGACagcag TTAGTGCCAGTGCCCAGCTGCTGGAACAGACAGCTAGACTGCAGAACCTCAGTGATGCTCTGGACAAGCTCAAG gGCGAGGTAGCTGAACATGTGGTCTCATATCAGCCTGGAGCAAAGGCGTCCTCTGACTTTGCCACGTTCCCCGTCTCCTCCTTTGTTAAG GCCAAGGAGGAGAAGCAGGGAGGAACAGTGTTTGTAGGTCGTGTTGCCATCCCATGTACCCGCGGACAGGAACAAGTCCATCGCCTCGTcctgtcacagcagcagctgcacaaaGTGCATCGTCTCCTCATGGTTTAA
- the LOC110964183 gene encoding dynactin subunit 1-like isoform X7, with protein sequence MKRTEDKAKLKELEKHKIQLEQLQEWKTKMQEQQADLQKQLKEAKKDAREAQEAKDRYMEEMSDTADAIEMATLDKEMAEERAESLQVEVDTLKEKVEELSMDLEILRHEISEKGSDGAASSYQVKQLEEQNSRLKEALVRMRDLSASEKQEHVKLQKQMEKKNTELETLRTQKEKLQEEVKQAEATIDELKEQVDAALGSEEMVETLTERNLDLEEKVRELRETVTDLEAINEMNDELQENARETEMELREQLDMSAAKVREADKRVEAAQETVADYQQTISKYRELTASLQDANRELISQQNANAEQVQQPPAELFDFKIKFAETKAYAKAIEMELRKMEVAQSNRQVSLLTSFMPDSFLRHGGDHDCVLVLLLIPRLICKAELISKQAQEKFDLNGNLVQGVGLRGPPGEQRSFASGLVYSLSLLQAALHKYEQALNTCSVEVFKRMGTLYTEMSFHERSLDYFIDLLHKDQLDETVQVEPLTKAIKYYQQLYSVHLAEHTEDCTVQLADHIKFTQSALDCMGVEVARLRAFLAPGQEGSGLLVLLKDLDTSCSDIRQFCKKIRRRMPGTDVAGVPAALNFGPPVSETLTECRRQLTRVVAVLQEVTAAGAQMVAPLGEQEGLNALRLEDTACKVVEQVYGTQGVNGPELLRQSCSSVIATMNKMATAMQEGEYDADKPQGKTSPVEIRASTVRAEMTDAEGLGVKLEDRETVIKELKKSLKIKGEELSEASVRLSLLEKKLDTSTKDADERVEKIQTKLDENLALLKKKEKEFEETMDALQADIDQLEAEKAELKQRINNQSKMTIEGLRSSPASGIASIIQGSAGAGVPPSMAGAMQVVDSPLLIKQVEAQRLGIKRLKNENNRLKAEKMRAQLASLPPLCPPKLPQVSKESSMPPEGLNTGIYRRTDQLLATLLKLSAEVKVVDITGKTAVSASAQLLEQTARLQNLSDALDKLKGEVAEHVVSYQPGAKASSDFATFPVSSFVKAKEEKQGGTVFVGRVAIPCTRGQEQVHRLVLSQQQLHKVHRLLMV encoded by the exons ATGAAGCGAACTGAGGACAAGGCCAAGCTGAAGGAGCTGGAGAAACACAAGATCCAACTGGAGCAGCTTCAGGAGTGGAAGACCAAAATGCAGGAGCAGCAGGCTGATCTGCAGAAACAACTCAAAGAGGCCAAGAAG GACGCCAGGGAGGCTCAGGAGGCCAAGGACCGCTACATGGAAGAGATGTCGGACACAGCAGATGCCATAGAGATGGCCACGCTGGATAAAGAGATGGCTGAAGAGCGAGCAGAGTCCCTGCAAGTGGAGGTGGACACACTGAAAGAGAAGGTGGAGGAGCTCTCCATGGACCTGGAGATCCTTAGACATGAGATATCAGAGAAAG GCTCAGATGGAGCTGCCTCAAGCTACCAAGTCAAGCAGCTGGAAGAGCAGAACAGCAGGCTGAAGGAGGCTTTGGTCAG GATGCGTGATCTGTCTGCCTCGGAGAAACAGGAACACGTGAAGCTGCAGAAGCAGATGGAGAAGAAGAACACTGAGCTGGAAACTCTGAGGACTCAGAAGGAAAAACTGCAGGAAGAAGTCAAGCAGGCAGAAGCCACCATTGATGAGCTGAAGGAGCAG GTGGATGCTGCTTTGGGGTCAGAGGAGATGGTGGAGACCTTGACAGAGAGGAACCTTGACCTGGAAGAGAAAGTCAGAGAGCTGAGAGAAACAGTCACTGATCTG GAAGCTATCAATGAGATGAACGATGAGCTCCAGGAGAACGccagagagacagaaatggaGCTGAGGGAGCAGTTGGACATGAGTGCAGCGAAGGTCAGAGAAGCAGACAAAAGGGTGGAAGCCGCTCAGGAGACTGTGGCTGATTACCAGCAGACCATCAGTAAATACAGAGAGCTCACCGCCTCCCTTCAG GATGCCAACAGGGAGCTGATCAGTCAGCAGAATGCAAATGCAGAACAAGTTCAGCAACCACCTGCAGAGCTGTTTGACTTCAAGATCAAGTTTGCAGAGACCAAGGCTTATGCCAAG GCTATTGAGATGGAGCTGAGGAAGATGGAAGTGGCCCAGTCGAACAGACAGGTGTCCCTCCTCACTTCCTTTATGCCGGACTCCTTCCTGCGTCACGGTGGAGACCACGACTGTGTTCTGGTGTTGCTGCTCATCCCCAGGCTCATCTGCAAA GCTGAACTGATCAGTAAACAGGCCCAGGAGAAGTTTGACTTAAACGGGAACCTGGTCCAGGGAGTAGGGCTCAGAGGGCCTCCAGGAGAACAGCGCAGTTTTGCTTCAGGACTGGTCTACTCCCTCAGTCTGCTGCAGGCCGCCCTGCACAAATATGAGCA gGCTCTGAACACCTGCAGCGTGGAGGTGTTTAAGCGCATGGGGACACTCTACACTGAAATGAGCTTCCATGAGCGCTCTCTGGATTATTTCATAGACCTGCTGCATAAAGACCAGCTGGATGAGACTGTTCAGGTGGAACCGCTGACTAAAGCCATTAAATACTATCAG CAACTGTACAGTGTCCATCTGGCAGAACACACTGAAGACTGCACAGTGCAGCTGGCTGATCATATTAAG TTTACCCAGAGCGCCCTGGACTGTATGGGAGTGGAGGTGGCTCGTCTGCGGGCATTCTTGGCACCAGGACAGGAGGGCTCTGGCCTCTTGGTTCTTTTGAAGGACCTGGACACGTCCTGCTCTGACATCAGACAGTTCTGTAAGAAGATTCGCCGCCGCATGCCTGGAACTGATGTCGCTGGAGTTCCTGCTGCTCTCAATTTTGGACCACCg GTGTCAGAGACGCTGACGGAGTGCAGGCGCCAGCTGACCCGTGTGGTTGCAGTGCTCCAGGAGGTGACTGCAGCTGGAGCTCAGATGGTTGCTCCTCTGGGAGAACAGGAGGGTCTCAACGCTCTCAGACTGGAGGATACTGCCTGCAAAGTCGTTGAGCAG GTTTACGGCACACAAGGAGTGAACGGCCCAGAATTACTGCGACAGTCCTGCAGCTCAGTCATCGCCACCATGAACAAGATGGCTACAGCCATGCAAGAAGGAGAGTATGACGCTGACAAACCACAGGGGAAG ACTTCCCCAGTGGAGATAAGAGCATCCACTGTCAGGGCTGAGATGACTGATGCTGAGGGTCTGGGAGTCAAACTAGAAGACAGAGAAACCGTCATCAAGGAGCTGAAGAAGTCCCTGAAGATTAAG GGTGAGGAGTTGAGTGAGGCCAGTGTCCGCCTGAGCCTTTTGGAGAAGAAGTTGGACACCTCAACCAAAGATGCTGATGAACGAGTGGAGAAGATTCAGACCAAACTGGATGAGAACCTCGCCctgctgaagaagaaagaaaa GGAGTTTGAGGAGACGATGGATGCTCTGCAGGCTGACATCGACCAGCTGGAGGCAGAGAAGGCAGAGCTGAAGCAACGCATCAACAACCAGTCAAAGATGACAATCGAAGGCCTGAGAAGTTCTCCTGCCTCAGGAATCGCTTCCATCATTCAGGGATCTGCAGGAG CAGGTGTGCCTCCATCTATGGCAGGAGCAATGCAGGTGGTGGACTCTCCTCTCCTCATAAAGCAGGTTGAGGCGCAGAGACTCGGCATTAAACGCCTcaagaatgaaaacaacagaCTCAAG GCGGAAAAGATGAGAGCCCAGTTGGCCTCCCTGCCACCGCTCTGCCCTCCCAAACTCCCACAAGTGTCCAAAGAAAGCTCCATGCCTCCAGAAGGACTAAACACAGGCATCTATCGCCGGACCGACCAGCTGCTGGCCACCCTGCTCAAACTGAGTGCAGAGGTTAAAGTGGTGGACATTACTGGAAAGACagcag TTAGTGCCAGTGCCCAGCTGCTGGAACAGACAGCTAGACTGCAGAACCTCAGTGATGCTCTGGACAAGCTCAAG gGCGAGGTAGCTGAACATGTGGTCTCATATCAGCCTGGAGCAAAGGCGTCCTCTGACTTTGCCACGTTCCCCGTCTCCTCCTTTGTTAAG GCCAAGGAGGAGAAGCAGGGAGGAACAGTGTTTGTAGGTCGTGTTGCCATCCCATGTACCCGCGGACAGGAACAAGTCCATCGCCTCGTcctgtcacagcagcagctgcacaaaGTGCATCGTCTCCTCATGGTTTAA